One window of the Shewanella litorisediminis genome contains the following:
- a CDS encoding response regulator transcription factor, with the protein MFKIIHWMVVSRSHLLGDLLDCRWPQEFLVKLTKAAPEEMCNKLHLSQISLVVIDLASVDLQKAYQLQKHIEREYSSIKVVFLHFPRQTDARFLVNQSVTAGVFFFDASLAEIGEGLGEVLKGRSHIPAQLLRSSNGDDYEEDSEKLTIREREVLQALLSGSTNLDIANRLFVSESTIKTHLYRAFRKIGVSSRGQAIAWAQTHLHEVHV; encoded by the coding sequence ATGTTCAAGATAATACATTGGATGGTGGTATCTCGTTCACACTTGTTGGGTGATTTACTGGATTGCCGCTGGCCGCAGGAGTTTTTGGTCAAGCTGACCAAGGCGGCTCCTGAAGAGATGTGCAACAAGTTGCACCTCAGTCAGATCTCACTGGTTGTGATTGATCTGGCATCGGTCGATCTGCAAAAGGCCTATCAGCTGCAGAAGCATATCGAAAGGGAATATTCGTCCATTAAGGTGGTATTTCTCCACTTTCCCCGTCAAACCGATGCGCGTTTCCTCGTTAATCAATCCGTCACCGCGGGCGTGTTTTTCTTTGACGCCAGCCTTGCCGAGATAGGTGAAGGCCTTGGCGAAGTCCTGAAAGGTCGCAGCCATATCCCGGCACAGTTACTGCGAAGCAGCAATGGTGATGACTACGAGGAAGACAGTGAGAAACTGACCATCCGTGAGCGTGAAGTGCTGCAGGCACTCTTGTCGGGCAGCACCAACCTCGACATCGCCAACCGGCTGTTCGTCAGTGAAAGCACCATCAAGACTCACCTTTACCGTGCTTTTCGCAAGATTGGGGTCTCCAGTCGTGGCCAGGCCATTGCCTGGGCTCAAACCCATTTGCACGAAGTGCATGTTTGA
- a CDS encoding M61 family metallopeptidase, giving the protein MIRYSIVPSDPKAHLFEVNLEIPNPSVNQVFSLPAWIPGSYMVRDFARNLIGLKASQSGNPVALTQLDKQRWQAQNSTTEPLKLCYQVYAFDLSVRSAHLDMTHGFFNGSSVFLAVEGQTDSPLWVEIKAPTEVALNHWRVATTLPRRGGDAWQFGAFEAENYDALIDHPVEMGDFTLASFEACGVPHHIVLTGRHRCDMDRLCQDLKAICETQIKLFGAPAPFDEYLFMTMVLDNGFGGLEHRSSTALVCSRKDLPLSMSAKVNKDYRTYLSLCSHEYFHSWNVKRIKPASFIPYALESESYTRQLWAYEGLTSYYDDLLTFKAGKVDTETYLDMLSETMTRVYRGVGRFKQSLRESSFNAWTKFYKQDENAQNAIVSYYTKGALFGLYLDLVIRKETAGKESLDSLMRLLWERFGLTGKGTDEDSHQALVAELLGRDVSDIFAYLDNTDDLPLAPLLAGFGVRMELRAASGQNDTGGGNPSALTLSLGAKYKAETLGVRIQTVAESGSAHLAGLSAGDLLIAIDGLQASANLEGVLNSYNEGDELSLHFFRRDELMTTTLRLQAAPLDTVSLHLEDAKAITAWLG; this is encoded by the coding sequence ATGATCCGCTACAGCATTGTTCCAAGTGATCCCAAGGCCCATCTGTTTGAGGTCAATCTGGAGATCCCAAACCCAAGTGTTAACCAAGTTTTCTCTTTACCGGCCTGGATCCCGGGCTCGTATATGGTGCGCGATTTTGCCCGTAATCTGATTGGCCTCAAAGCCTCGCAATCCGGTAACCCCGTTGCCCTGACCCAGCTCGACAAACAGCGCTGGCAGGCGCAAAACAGTACCACTGAACCACTTAAGCTTTGCTATCAGGTATATGCTTTCGACCTGTCGGTACGCAGTGCCCATCTGGATATGACCCATGGCTTTTTCAACGGCTCCAGCGTGTTTTTGGCTGTGGAAGGCCAAACCGACAGCCCCCTCTGGGTTGAGATTAAGGCCCCGACCGAGGTTGCTCTCAACCATTGGCGAGTGGCGACGACCCTGCCAAGGCGTGGAGGGGATGCCTGGCAGTTTGGCGCCTTCGAAGCCGAAAACTATGACGCCCTTATCGACCACCCGGTGGAAATGGGCGACTTTACCCTGGCGAGTTTTGAAGCCTGCGGAGTGCCACACCACATAGTGCTGACCGGCCGTCATCGCTGCGATATGGACCGCCTGTGCCAGGATTTAAAAGCTATCTGCGAGACCCAAATCAAGCTGTTTGGCGCTCCGGCCCCCTTCGATGAATACCTGTTTATGACCATGGTGCTGGACAATGGGTTCGGCGGGCTTGAACACCGAAGCTCCACGGCGCTGGTGTGCTCACGCAAAGATCTGCCACTGTCCATGAGCGCCAAGGTAAATAAGGACTACCGCACTTACTTATCCCTGTGCAGCCATGAGTATTTCCACAGCTGGAACGTTAAACGCATCAAACCCGCATCTTTCATCCCCTACGCCCTGGAGAGCGAGAGCTACACCCGGCAACTGTGGGCATACGAAGGATTAACGTCCTACTATGACGACCTGCTGACATTCAAAGCAGGCAAAGTCGATACCGAAACCTATTTGGACATGCTCAGTGAAACCATGACCCGGGTATACCGGGGTGTCGGTCGTTTCAAGCAAAGCCTCAGAGAATCAAGCTTTAATGCCTGGACCAAGTTTTACAAGCAGGATGAGAATGCCCAAAACGCCATCGTGAGTTACTACACCAAGGGGGCGCTGTTTGGACTCTACCTCGACCTCGTCATCCGAAAGGAAACCGCAGGTAAAGAGAGCCTGGACTCCCTGATGCGCCTGTTATGGGAGCGTTTTGGTCTGACAGGCAAAGGGACAGACGAAGATAGCCATCAGGCCCTGGTGGCAGAGCTTCTTGGCCGTGATGTGAGCGATATTTTCGCTTATCTGGATAACACAGACGACTTGCCTCTCGCGCCCCTGCTTGCCGGGTTTGGTGTCCGCATGGAGCTAAGAGCCGCCAGTGGTCAAAACGACACTGGTGGTGGCAATCCATCAGCACTAACCCTGTCTCTGGGCGCCAAATACAAGGCCGAAACCTTGGGGGTGAGAATTCAGACAGTGGCAGAGTCCGGCAGTGCGCATCTTGCCGGTTTGTCGGCCGGTGATTTATTGATAGCCATAGATGGGCTTCAGGCCAGTGCCAATCTTGAAGGCGTGCTCAACAGTTACAACGAAGGCGATGAGCTGTCGCTGCACTTTTTCCGCCGCGATGAGCTGATGACTACCACCTTAAGGCTTCAGGCAGCACCGCTGGATACTGTGTCACTGCATCTGGAAGATGCCAAGGCAATAACGGCCTGGCTCGGGTAA
- the hinT gene encoding purine nucleoside phosphoramidase yields MAEETIFSKIIRREIPADILYQDELVTAFRDIAPKAPTHVLIVPNHLIPTANDVKASDELALGRMFTVAAKLADEAGIAKDGYRLIMNCNSHGGQEVYHIHMHLVGGEPLGPMLAQR; encoded by the coding sequence ATGGCCGAAGAAACCATTTTCAGCAAGATAATCCGCCGCGAAATCCCCGCCGATATCCTGTATCAGGATGAGCTGGTCACGGCGTTTCGTGATATCGCCCCCAAGGCGCCGACCCATGTGTTGATAGTGCCCAATCATCTTATTCCCACAGCCAACGATGTGAAGGCATCGGATGAACTGGCGCTTGGGCGCATGTTTACTGTGGCTGCCAAATTGGCAGATGAAGCCGGTATCGCCAAAGATGGTTATCGACTCATCATGAACTGCAACAGTCATGGCGGTCAGGAGGTGTACCACATCCATATGCACCTGGTGGGCGGCGAGCCGTTGGGCCCCATGCTGGCCCAGCGCTGA
- a CDS encoding PaaI family thioesterase: MKVNPDFFELTPLAQRFVSQLAQCRRLGIKVHEGSEHHVLLELPYSQALIGYPDTGVIHGGVITTLIDTASGTAVVCAIQEKFQTLEISPTLDLRVDYMRPAEPGKSVYAFAECYRLSSNIAFTRAIAYQDSIDEPIAHAVGSFMRISPEMVGETFRNALLEDNVILGPVVTELAHCPDEAQSPKPMDVKEIVRRVAELNDFGHLLEQVPYARFIGMEVERFGDELVCRLPSRDANIGNPVLPAIHGGVIAGFMEMSAIVQLMVFMQTSRVPKVVDFSIDYLRAGLHKDTFAECIITRQGRRVANVNISCWQTNRKQLIATARAHFLID; encoded by the coding sequence ATGAAAGTTAATCCGGATTTTTTTGAGCTTACGCCCCTGGCGCAACGCTTCGTCAGCCAGTTGGCCCAGTGTCGGCGTCTTGGTATCAAGGTGCACGAAGGCAGTGAGCATCATGTACTTTTGGAGCTGCCCTACAGTCAGGCGCTGATTGGCTACCCTGACACCGGGGTAATCCACGGTGGGGTAATAACCACCCTGATAGACACCGCCAGCGGCACAGCCGTGGTCTGTGCCATTCAGGAGAAGTTCCAAACCCTTGAAATTTCGCCCACCCTGGATTTGCGGGTCGACTATATGCGTCCTGCCGAACCCGGCAAGAGTGTGTACGCCTTTGCCGAGTGCTACCGCTTATCATCCAACATCGCCTTTACCCGCGCCATTGCCTATCAGGACAGCATAGATGAACCCATTGCCCACGCGGTTGGCTCCTTTATGCGGATAAGCCCTGAAATGGTGGGGGAGACCTTCCGCAATGCGCTCTTGGAAGACAACGTCATCCTTGGTCCTGTGGTGACTGAGCTTGCCCATTGTCCCGACGAGGCCCAAAGTCCAAAACCCATGGATGTGAAGGAAATCGTGCGCCGGGTAGCCGAGCTCAATGACTTCGGTCACCTGTTGGAGCAGGTGCCCTATGCCCGTTTCATCGGTATGGAAGTGGAGCGATTCGGCGATGAGCTGGTTTGCCGCTTGCCCTCACGGGACGCCAATATTGGCAACCCCGTATTGCCCGCTATCCATGGTGGGGTAATTGCCGGCTTTATGGAAATGTCAGCAATTGTGCAGTTAATGGTGTTTATGCAAACATCCAGAGTGCCTAAAGTCGTCGACTTTTCAATTGATTACCTTAGGGCAGGCTTGCATAAAGATACCTTTGCCGAGTGTATTATCACCCGGCAGGGAAGGCGGGTCGCCAATGTGAATATCAGTTGCTGGCAGACCAATCGCAAACAGCTGATAGCCACGGCCAGGGCGCACTTTCTGATTGATTAA
- a CDS encoding YcfL family protein: protein MKIAQLVLLVVMVMVAGGCAKHTAGIAASSSGDIRVDNSTFGREVSVGELKMSSSGDLLKAHALIQSRVATDLRLQYRFTWYDTQGLVIDGEGQSWQSLKLHGMQQMQVSSAAPNPSASRVEVYVRKAFSN from the coding sequence ATGAAGATTGCACAGCTGGTTTTACTGGTTGTAATGGTGATGGTTGCCGGCGGCTGCGCCAAACATACCGCAGGGATTGCGGCATCTTCTTCGGGGGATATTCGGGTAGATAACAGCACCTTTGGGCGCGAGGTTTCCGTGGGCGAGCTTAAAATGAGCAGCAGCGGTGATTTACTCAAAGCACATGCGCTTATTCAAAGCCGGGTGGCTACCGATCTGAGGCTCCAATATCGCTTCACCTGGTACGATACCCAGGGGCTGGTGATTGATGGAGAAGGGCAGAGCTGGCAATCCCTTAAGCTCCACGGCATGCAACAGATGCAAGTCAGCTCGGCGGCGCCCAATCCCTCCGCCAGCCGCGTTGAGGTCTACGTTCGCAAGGCGTTTTCCAACTAG
- a CDS encoding TonB-dependent receptor: protein MFTKSRIPLFALAPVSLAVCSSLAFAANGNPTPASEEDPMEVMLVTADFRGLSVEKIPSSVTVIDAQKIEDEGARHFEDILGSVANFNWSGGTSRPRYFQIRGVGEQEDYKGAPNSSVGYLIDDIDLSGLGMVSSMYDLQQVEVLRGPQGTRYGANALAGLIYLKSKDPTEQFEHGAQLSLGNDNLRTFAGFSSGPMMDSGELLYRVAIEQHRQDGFRDNLYLGRSDTNERDELSFRTKLRWYANDNTQVDFTLMHADFDNGYDAWTLDNNGFNTLTDMPGTDAQRTTGVGLKVLYDGFDKAELTSLTSFAGTDHHHGYDGDWANPEYWAARQCTDDYDVNGNGDYAELLPCEYDYTWDKRGERSTVSQEFRLASNEAGKIWGDSTAWLVGLYGMQLKEDNDLASFYNGWPDEALRSSYDATNLAIFGQLDSDLGQNINLSVGLRLERRDADYSDDAGDAFDPSETMWGGHIAIGKQLNEQHNLYGRIARGYKAGGFNMSLPAEFADKKEFDTEVLYNYEIGLKSSFLEGNFDTNLALFFMDRQDQQVSASQQDPAKPQRFVLFTENAGSSTNYGAELDLNWYATDNLHFYGSLGYLKAEYGDYSYQDKYGSLVDLSGRELAHAPNWTWSLGTTWRADSGFFANLNANGKSKFYYSDSNDSVSKDYAVLNARAGYEGDIWSVYVWGRNLLDEEYGVRGFYFGNEPDNGWADKQYIRFGDPQAFGLTLDVRFL, encoded by the coding sequence ATGTTTACTAAATCCCGTATTCCCCTGTTTGCCCTTGCACCCGTGTCTTTGGCGGTGTGTTCGTCGCTGGCCTTTGCTGCCAATGGCAATCCCACTCCAGCCAGCGAAGAAGACCCCATGGAAGTGATGCTGGTGACGGCCGATTTCCGGGGACTCTCGGTTGAAAAAATTCCCTCCAGCGTTACCGTGATTGATGCCCAGAAGATAGAAGACGAAGGGGCGCGGCACTTTGAAGACATTCTGGGCTCTGTGGCCAATTTCAACTGGTCCGGTGGCACCTCAAGACCCCGTTATTTTCAGATCCGCGGGGTAGGCGAGCAGGAAGACTATAAGGGCGCGCCCAATTCCTCCGTTGGCTATTTGATTGATGATATCGACCTGTCGGGGTTGGGCATGGTGTCCAGCATGTACGACCTGCAACAGGTGGAAGTTCTTCGCGGCCCTCAGGGAACCCGCTATGGCGCCAATGCGCTGGCAGGTCTTATTTATCTTAAGAGCAAGGATCCCACAGAGCAGTTTGAGCACGGAGCACAGCTTAGCCTCGGCAATGACAATCTCAGAACCTTCGCCGGTTTCAGCTCCGGTCCCATGATGGACTCGGGAGAACTTCTGTACCGTGTCGCCATTGAGCAGCACCGCCAGGATGGCTTTCGTGACAACCTGTATCTCGGCCGCTCAGATACCAACGAGCGTGATGAGCTGAGCTTCAGAACCAAGCTGCGTTGGTATGCCAACGACAATACCCAGGTTGACTTCACCCTGATGCACGCCGACTTTGATAATGGTTACGATGCCTGGACACTGGATAACAACGGTTTTAATACCCTGACCGATATGCCGGGCACCGATGCCCAGCGCACCACGGGTGTGGGGTTGAAGGTGCTGTACGATGGCTTTGATAAAGCCGAGTTGACGTCGCTGACCAGTTTTGCCGGTACTGATCATCATCACGGCTACGATGGCGACTGGGCAAACCCGGAATATTGGGCCGCACGCCAGTGCACTGATGATTACGATGTCAACGGTAATGGTGATTATGCAGAGCTCCTGCCCTGCGAATACGATTACACCTGGGACAAGCGAGGCGAACGCAGCACTGTGTCCCAGGAGTTCCGTTTGGCCAGCAACGAGGCGGGCAAGATTTGGGGTGACAGCACCGCCTGGCTCGTTGGCCTGTATGGTATGCAGCTTAAGGAAGACAACGACCTTGCTTCTTTTTACAACGGTTGGCCAGATGAAGCGCTGCGCTCCAGCTACGACGCGACCAACCTTGCCATCTTTGGTCAGCTCGACAGTGACCTCGGTCAGAACATAAACCTGTCGGTGGGACTGCGCCTTGAGCGCCGGGACGCTGATTACAGCGATGATGCAGGGGATGCCTTCGACCCATCTGAAACCATGTGGGGTGGCCATATTGCCATTGGCAAACAGCTCAATGAGCAGCATAACCTCTACGGCCGCATTGCCCGCGGTTACAAGGCGGGCGGCTTTAACATGTCGTTGCCTGCCGAGTTTGCCGATAAGAAAGAGTTCGATACCGAGGTGCTCTACAACTACGAAATTGGCCTTAAATCCAGCTTCCTGGAAGGCAACTTCGACACCAATCTGGCGCTGTTCTTTATGGACAGACAGGATCAGCAAGTGTCTGCTTCCCAACAAGACCCGGCCAAGCCACAGCGTTTCGTTCTCTTTACCGAAAATGCGGGCAGCTCAACCAACTACGGTGCCGAGCTTGACCTTAACTGGTACGCCACCGATAACCTGCATTTCTACGGCAGCCTTGGCTATCTCAAGGCCGAGTACGGCGATTACAGCTATCAGGATAAATATGGCAGTCTGGTTGACCTCTCTGGTCGCGAGCTCGCCCACGCCCCCAATTGGACCTGGTCACTGGGCACCACCTGGCGCGCCGACTCTGGCTTTTTTGCCAACCTCAATGCCAATGGCAAGAGCAAGTTCTACTATTCAGACTCCAACGACTCAGTTTCCAAAGACTATGCGGTGCTCAATGCCCGCGCAGGCTACGAAGGTGATATCTGGTCTGTGTATGTGTGGGGCCGCAATCTGTTGGATGAAGAATATGGTGTCCGGGGATTTTATTTTGGCAATGAGCCCGATAATGGCTGGGCGGATAAGCAATATATCCGCTTTGGCGACCCCCAAGCCTTTGGCCTGACACTGGATGTGCGCTTCCTGTAA
- the pnuC gene encoding nicotinamide riboside transporter PnuC codes for MQADFWGWLGGAFHSAFGEMQVLSAWEGVAVILALAYLLLAMKRSRWCWVAAFASTAIYTVLFYEVALLMESALNVYYMGMAIYGYWLWRRDGQDELKVQRWPLKKHLGIIALTSIASLGVGHFMATFTEASFPYLDAATTCFAVMTTFLVAKKVLENWLYWVVIDVVSIYLYLSKGLMMTSLLFVFYVGLAVAGYFVWRAAAAEQRGPELVLKS; via the coding sequence ATGCAGGCTGATTTTTGGGGCTGGCTTGGCGGTGCTTTTCACAGTGCCTTTGGTGAAATGCAGGTGTTGTCGGCATGGGAAGGCGTGGCCGTGATACTGGCTCTGGCGTACCTGTTGCTGGCGATGAAGCGCAGCCGCTGGTGCTGGGTGGCTGCCTTTGCCAGCACCGCCATTTACACAGTGCTCTTTTATGAAGTGGCGCTGCTGATGGAGTCGGCGCTGAATGTGTACTACATGGGCATGGCCATTTACGGCTATTGGCTGTGGCGCCGGGATGGACAGGATGAACTCAAGGTACAGCGATGGCCGCTGAAAAAGCATTTGGGCATCATAGCACTGACTTCCATTGCATCCCTCGGGGTGGGGCATTTTATGGCGACCTTTACCGAGGCGTCATTCCCGTATCTTGATGCCGCAACCACCTGTTTTGCCGTGATGACCACCTTTTTGGTGGCCAAAAAGGTGTTGGAAAACTGGCTTTACTGGGTGGTGATAGATGTGGTGTCTATCTACCTCTACCTCAGTAAGGGCCTCATGATGACGTCCCTGCTGTTTGTGTTCTACGTGGGGCTGGCAGTGGCCGGTTATTTTGTGTGGCGTGCGGCAGCGGCCGAACAGCGAGGCCCTGAGCTGGTGCTGAAGTCATGA
- a CDS encoding phosphotransferase yields MTMPLAATPNESDGVKSLPGITDEVLAFIAETGLFAEGYRLEPLTQGLSNHNLALYGREGVYVLRVNRDESSAFCQRAFEAGNWRLVATAGLAPALMAQSDDGRCYLSPFLDDGGWQQRYQEIPLSQFIHEPQSQTHNCHGIVDSDAGGDGDNLGQSGAVKLLLDLLLGLQALPVPANAKGFTTQWQDYELALEASQSQWARNPRWHMAYEALAARFAEVKAAMARLEAMGLSYQFSHRDLTPHNLLCHQGKLFCIDFEYACASHPLWDLAAVLASHNLTGAERRALTTAYLNAHPRLETSMSARVVDAVALHWYFGAIWALLMAGESGDEDYLCWFHSYLQLATC; encoded by the coding sequence ATGACAATGCCACTGGCGGCAACGCCTAATGAGTCAGACGGGGTAAAGTCACTTCCTGGCATCACAGATGAGGTGCTGGCATTTATCGCCGAGACGGGGCTGTTCGCTGAGGGGTATCGACTCGAGCCGCTGACTCAGGGGCTGAGTAACCATAATCTGGCACTCTATGGCCGTGAAGGGGTCTATGTGCTGCGGGTAAATCGCGACGAGAGCAGCGCCTTTTGTCAGCGCGCCTTTGAAGCCGGCAATTGGCGACTTGTGGCGACAGCAGGACTCGCGCCGGCCTTGATGGCACAAAGCGACGATGGTCGATGCTACCTCTCACCGTTTCTGGACGATGGCGGCTGGCAGCAGCGCTATCAGGAAATCCCCCTGAGCCAATTTATCCATGAACCCCAGTCTCAAACACATAATTGCCATGGGATTGTCGACTCTGATGCTGGGGGCGATGGAGACAACCTTGGCCAATCAGGAGCAGTGAAGCTGCTGCTCGACTTGCTCCTTGGGCTGCAAGCCTTGCCTGTGCCCGCCAATGCGAAAGGTTTTACCACCCAGTGGCAGGATTATGAGTTGGCGCTGGAAGCAAGCCAATCGCAATGGGCCCGGAATCCCCGCTGGCATATGGCCTATGAGGCATTGGCCGCAAGGTTTGCCGAAGTGAAGGCCGCGATGGCGCGCCTCGAAGCCATGGGATTGTCTTATCAGTTCAGCCATCGGGATCTGACTCCCCATAATTTGCTCTGCCATCAGGGAAAGTTGTTTTGCATCGATTTTGAATATGCCTGCGCCTCGCACCCGCTGTGGGATCTCGCGGCCGTGCTGGCAAGCCACAACCTAACGGGTGCTGAGCGCAGAGCCCTGACGACGGCTTACCTTAACGCCCATCCTCGGCTTGAGACTTCCATGTCGGCAAGGGTGGTGGATGCGGTGGCATTGCATTGGTATTTTGGCGCCATCTGGGCCCTGCTGATGGCGGGGGAGTCGGGGGATGAGGACTATCTTTGCTGGTTTCACAGTTACTTACAATTGGCTACCTGTTAG
- a CDS encoding DUF6279 family lipoprotein, with the protein MKRALAVMGLALFLLAGCSTKMSYYFLDWAIEWELDDYVDLNRDQQKQFDVVLDEFIDWHRREELPRYVAQLESIKQQMQSGTLTPGAWAEEVNYAQSHWFRLFEHVFEGILPIIQSLSDEQVAGIVAQLRKDEAKLVAEYAGKTQEELIADSDERLTERAEKWIGKLSDRQKAMIHASNASRLATLDMWLEYRHEWLRQFETALNQRADTALLRSRLQLLMTAPQTLKSEKHQQAVRENSENFGRLVMDIYRDLSDKQRKTLWHEYDALTKDLAELANEPD; encoded by the coding sequence ATGAAACGTGCTCTGGCGGTGATGGGTCTGGCGCTTTTTTTACTCGCGGGTTGTTCAACCAAAATGAGCTACTACTTCCTCGATTGGGCCATCGAGTGGGAGTTGGATGACTATGTGGATTTAAACCGCGATCAACAAAAGCAGTTTGATGTGGTGCTGGACGAGTTTATTGACTGGCATCGCCGTGAAGAGCTGCCCCGCTATGTGGCTCAATTGGAAAGCATTAAGCAACAAATGCAATCAGGCACTCTGACGCCCGGAGCCTGGGCCGAAGAGGTCAACTATGCCCAGTCTCATTGGTTTCGTCTGTTTGAGCACGTCTTCGAAGGCATCTTACCCATTATTCAGAGTCTGTCAGATGAGCAGGTCGCCGGCATAGTGGCCCAGCTTCGTAAGGATGAGGCCAAACTGGTTGCCGAATATGCCGGTAAGACACAGGAAGAGCTGATTGCCGACTCAGATGAACGGCTCACCGAGCGGGCCGAAAAGTGGATAGGAAAGCTGTCGGACAGGCAAAAAGCCATGATCCATGCATCCAACGCATCCAGACTCGCTACCCTGGATATGTGGCTTGAATACCGCCACGAATGGCTCAGACAGTTTGAAACCGCCCTCAATCAAAGAGCCGATACGGCCCTACTACGCAGCCGGTTGCAACTCTTGATGACAGCCCCGCAAACCTTGAAGTCCGAGAAACATCAGCAGGCAGTGCGCGAAAACAGCGAAAATTTTGGCCGTCTGGTGATGGATATTTATCGGGACCTGTCCGATAAGCAAAGGAAGACGCTCTGGCATGAATACGATGCCCTGACAAAAGACCTGGCAGAGCTTGCCAACGAGCCCGACTAA
- a CDS encoding DoxX family protein gives MAQFINSLNLQARHLGEALAPLALRVYLAPVLMQAGYNKLSHFDDTAAWFGNPDWGLGLPFPELMTALAAGTEFFGAILLILGLFTRLISIPLMITMLVAAFTVHWQNGWLAIADPSSWLANEQVMASAERLAKARSLLQEHGNYDWLSGSGNFVVLNNGIEFAITYFVMLLALFAMGGGRVTSLDWWLAKRLGWHKA, from the coding sequence ATGGCGCAATTTATCAACTCTTTGAACCTTCAAGCCCGGCATCTTGGTGAGGCCTTGGCGCCACTGGCCTTGAGGGTGTATCTGGCCCCTGTGCTGATGCAGGCAGGCTATAACAAACTAAGCCATTTTGACGATACTGCCGCCTGGTTTGGTAACCCGGACTGGGGCCTTGGGTTGCCGTTTCCTGAGCTGATGACGGCACTGGCTGCCGGCACTGAGTTTTTTGGCGCCATCTTGCTGATCTTGGGACTCTTTACCCGACTTATCTCCATTCCGCTGATGATCACCATGCTGGTGGCGGCATTCACGGTGCACTGGCAAAATGGCTGGCTTGCCATCGCAGACCCGTCCAGCTGGCTTGCCAACGAACAGGTGATGGCGTCGGCCGAGCGGCTCGCCAAAGCCAGGAGTCTATTGCAGGAGCACGGCAACTACGACTGGCTCTCCGGCAGTGGTAACTTTGTGGTGCTCAATAACGGCATTGAATTTGCCATCACTTACTTTGTGATGTTGCTGGCGCTGTTTGCGATGGGGGGCGGCCGGGTGACCAGTCTGGATTGGTGGTTGGCAAAACGCCTGGGCTGGCACAAGGCGTGA
- a CDS encoding NAD(P)H nitroreductase: MDALTLLLTRQSCPRLVDPAPNDAELKTILDAALRVPDHGALSPFEFIIATGDGLERLGGIFESAAKSQGADEAFIAKAASMPKRAPMVITIVAKCQAHPKVPVLEQQIAAGCAAMAMQQAAFALGLGGIWRTGDFAFDRAVHQALGLTEMDQIVGFLYLGTPAVDAPVKPGRDGMQYARYL; encoded by the coding sequence TTGGATGCTTTAACCTTATTGCTTACCCGTCAATCCTGCCCCCGTTTGGTTGACCCGGCGCCGAATGATGCCGAGCTGAAAACCATTCTCGATGCCGCCCTGCGGGTACCGGATCACGGGGCGCTGAGTCCCTTCGAATTCATTATCGCCACCGGCGACGGCCTTGAGCGACTGGGCGGCATTTTTGAGTCTGCGGCCAAGAGTCAGGGGGCGGACGAGGCTTTTATCGCCAAGGCGGCCTCCATGCCCAAACGTGCGCCCATGGTCATTACCATAGTGGCCAAGTGCCAGGCGCACCCCAAGGTGCCTGTGCTGGAGCAGCAAATTGCGGCTGGCTGCGCGGCCATGGCCATGCAGCAGGCGGCCTTTGCCTTGGGCCTGGGAGGCATTTGGCGCACCGGCGATTTTGCCTTTGACCGTGCCGTGCATCAGGCTCTTGGCTTGACGGAAATGGACCAGATAGTCGGGTTTCTTTATCTGGGTACCCCAGCCGTTGACGCGCCGGTCAAGCCCGGCAGAGACGGCATGCAATACGCACGCTACCTCTGA